DNA from Leptospira mayottensis 200901116:
CCTAAGCATGGAAGTGGCGATCATCATTGGATGATTTGTCAATCTTCCAACGAGTGTGGAGACAAAACGAATGATTTTCCAGATTGGATTCCGATTCATAGCCTCTGCAGTTTTATACGAACGAACATCCGCCCAACTGATCAAAGGGGTCAATGGTTTGCCGGAGGATTTTTCCCATAGTAGGAAGGATCCTCGTTGATTACAAATTCCTAATGCGGCTATCTCTTTCGCGACCTGTTTATTCTTTTGAATTTTTTTCAAAAGAGAAAGTAGAGACTTCCATAATACTTCCGGATCGTGTTCCAAGGCTCCCGCCTCGGGGATGTTCGGAGGAGTTTTTTCATATTGTCTTTCGGTGATTTTACCTTTTCTATCCAGTAAAAGTGCACGAATTCCACTTCCTCCGCTGTCGATGGAAAGAACGTATTTCCCCTGTGGATTGGTCATCCAAATCTCCGAGTATTCAGTTTATTTAAAGAGAAATCAAAATAATCGAAAGATTAGGATTTTGTCCATTTCTTTCCGAAGATTAGAATTTGTTTCAAAATCTCAAAATGTAGGTCTTACAATTCTAAGCGACAGTAAAAACCGCACAAAAGCAGTATAAACCGCCGATGCGACGTAATCTGTGGAAACTCCTACATTTTCTTAAAACTTACCGGATCGTTTAGAGATATTTTTTTAAGGTTTTGAGACGGGCTCTTTGAGTGATTTTTTGGTAAAGATTTAGGAAAATTTTTCAAGCTTGAAAAAACATACGTTTGGCGGTTTTGATCGTCGATTGATTAGAAGAAAGAGCGAATTTCACAGATAACGTTTTTGTCCGCGCCAAAAATCCCTTTGAATATTCTTTTAAAGAGTGAAATTAGATTATCTCAAAAACGTTTTCCCAAAAATAGAAAGCGTTTCGAAGAGGTGTATAGATTTTATACGAGAATTTCTCGAAGATGAGAAAGGATCTCTTGATTGTTCGTCGCAATAATATCTTTTCCCATCTTATGAAAAATCATCGATTGAGATTTTCGATCCATCTTGTCTAAGAGCATTCCGAGAAACCTCGGTTCTGAAATAAGAACGAGACTGAGGAAACGATTGGATTTTCGTCCTTGAGTGATCACATCCGAAATCTGGCTAGCAAAGGATTCTGCAACTCTTCGTTTCGGTTCTTGAACGGACTTTGTGTCAAAAGCGATTTTCTGCGCTTTTGCGCGTTTCCCACGACCGGAAGAGTTGAGAATCAGTTCTCGATTTTTCATTCTTCCTTTTGGATTTTCGATACTTTCTAAAAGTTCTAGTCCTTTTCGAGAACCTTTGTACTCAAAAATTTTCGCTTCGGATCGATTTGCGACCACTACCCATTTGTTTTTCATATTTTCCTCCTATCGAGCGATTCGTAAAGAGCGAGATTTGAGTTTTTTCGAGCGATTCGTAAAGAGCGAGATCTGAGTTTTTTCGAGCGATTCGTAAAGAGCGAGATCTGAGTTTTTTCGAGCGATTCGTAAAGAGCGAGATTTGAGTTTTTTCGAGCGATTCGTAAAGAGCGAGATTTGAGTTTTTTCGAGCGATTCGTAAAGAGCGAGATCTGAGTTTTTTCGAGCGATTCGTAAAGAGCGAGATCTGAGTTTTTTCGAGCGATTCGTAAAGAGCGAGATTTGAGTTTTTTCGAGCGATTCGTAGATTAGTATGATATTCTTGTTTTGATTTCGTCAAGATAAACGCAAGTACCTTTGTGGGATCGAGTATTGGATTCATACTTGGGCCTGTTAAAACTTTATAACCATATGTATTTTATGGGGAAAAAGAGGAATAGTCAAGATTCAAATTTGAATCGATCACGGAAAAAAATTTAGAGATGGTTCGGATTAATGCTTTTGAACAAAGATAATTTATTGCTCTCAAAATAGAATTGAAAGTTTCTTCAAGAGGTCGGTTTGAAATGTTATCGTAGATTGGGAAATGAGCTTTCGGACTTTTAGAACCTCAAAATTGGTTTGGGAATTTTAACTGGAAAGGTTTGTTCAGCTTTTGTATGTGGGAGCGATGCGAAGGGCTTTAGCCTCAAGCGCTTTTTCGAAATGACCCGTAACTTTCCGTTTTATTTCGCGTAAGGATGAGCGGATAGCGAATCCGAAGCAGCGTGGTTTTCGCGAAGGTGAGAGCCCGCTCTGAAAAAATATTCAAAAATTATTATGGACTTATAGGACTTTGGATTGAATTTTAAGTTTTATGAATTTATCTATCGTTTTTAACCTTGTTTTTTCTCTGAAGTAGTTATATTTACTCGATCGAAAGCTGACTTAATTGATCTAAAAAGTTTACCGCAAAACTTCCGGGACCGTTCGATTTTTTCGCTGAACGAGAACCTGCAATCGCAAATACCGCGGAAGCAGATACGGATGCTCGTAACGGATCCTTTTGAACTCCTAAAAAAGAAGCGATCAACGCACCCAAAGAACAACCGATGCCAGTTACCTTAGTCATAATCGGGTCTCCTCCGTGGATTGTGATGGTTTTCTTTCCGTTCGTTACGTAATCCACTTCGCCGCTTACGGCAACAACCGCGCCGGTTTTTTCTGAAAGCTCTTGTGCATAGGGCAGAGCATTTTTGGAGCTCGCCGTCGAATCGACTCCTTTCCCTTTTCCTGCTGTTCCGGCTAACGCAAGGATTTCAGAGGCGTTCCCTCTAATTACAGTCGGTTTTAAGTCAAGTAATTCCTTGGTTACTTCCGTTCTAAACCCAAGTGTTCCTGCTGCGACAGGATCGATTACCCAAGGAATGTTCATCTGATGGGCGGCGGTTGCTGCGATTTTCATGGCTTTTGCATCGTTTGAAGTTATTGTGCCGACGTTGATCAGTAATCCGCTTGCAATCTTCGCAAATTCTCCCGCTTCCTCTTCGGCGATTACCATCGCGGGAGACGCGCCGACTGCGAGTAATACGTTTGCAGTCCAATTTGTGACTACGATGTTTGTCATAACGTGTGTTAGGGGGGAATGTTTTCTTAGCTCTAAAAGGTCTTCTACGATCTCTTTTGCGGGCCAGACTCTTTCTAAGGTCGGATGTTTTGACATGTTACTGTAGTTTTAAAAAAGAAAATGAAATCTTGTAAAGAACTTTCATTCTTTTTTATGTTGAAAAAAGTTTTGAGTTCGTTTGAAGATAATTTTACGTTTGTAAGACTTTCTCTGTTTTCTTTTTCTTGAAAGTCGCAATAATGGGCAATTGATTTGATCCTGCGCATCTATCTCTGTATTTAAAAATCACTCGGCCTAATTTTTCGGATTCAATATGAAATTCAAATTTGTTTTACTTAGAGTTTGTTCTAAAATCTTAGGATACTAAATGAAAAAGGTTATCGAGAAATTTGTAAAAACTTCCGGTGATATATCAAGAGGCGCGCAAATAATATACGCGCCTCTTGATTGATTCGGAAAGTTTTTAATAATAAATTAGATCTGAACGCCAATCTCTCACGGGAGTGGAATTCAATCGTAGATAAAATGTTGTCTCCCTGACAACTCTACTGCTTCGAAGAAATAAGTATTCGTTCCAGATTCCCTCTTTCCAAACAGTAATATACTGATATTGTGCCAAAATAGTATTATAATCTTTGAATGTAATTTGACTCCCATCTTGTAGGCATCCACCGTCTAGATTTATGATTTGGATCCGATTGGATCCGTCGTCGAATTTAGGATAGTAGCCGTAATTGCCGTATCCTCCTGCAAAACCCCCGGAATACCACCAATTCCAAAAGTAATTCAAATAAGCAGAGGGTTCGATTTGAACGTACCCGCTTTCCATACAGAACGGGTTTGAATTAGGATCTGATGGTTGCAGCAAATTGAATTTCGTAAATTCTGTTTCAGTGGTTGCGTCCGCTTTCAACCAGCCGTTTGGTTTTTGAGAATCGGCTTGAATTCTTTTTCCGGTGGCTACGGATACTAAGGAAACTTGATCGTATTTTCTTCTATGTCCGGATTTTGTAGGAGTGATAGAATCCGCATATACAAAACCGTAAACTGGATAAGAGTCCGAAAATTCGTAACTTATGTGTCCGTTCGATCTTTTCCAGATTTTCGGAGAAATCGGATCGTAGGCCAAATTTTGCCAAACCTCAGGTTGGATGTGAGATCTTGAAATGAGCACATAATTCGTATATGCAGGTTGTGAGTCGCTATATTTCAAAGCGGCAAAGGCGTTTACTTTCGGGTCCCGTGTATAAGGAATGCCCGCATATTTAGGCTCGCTTACGTTTAGCTTAGTAAGCATTTCATAATATTCGTTACTACCTTTGGTTATGTTCATGTCTCCCGCTATTAAAACGGGTTCGTTCTTCGGGATTGCTTTTGCGTCAATGAAATCTTTGATATTGTTGAATTGATTTATTCTTACAGATCTTCCCAAATCCGAACATGCCGTATTTATCGTTTGAACTTGGGTTCCTATAACATGAATTTTTTTTCCATTTTTATTGATTTTTACATAAGTAAATCCTTTGTGATAAGATGATTCAACACCACATCCAGGATTGTTAAAGATGTATTGTACCTTTTCTTCAATGGGCCATTGGCTTACGATTACGACTCCTCCGTCCGCAGACGTAGATTGCCTGTAAACTCCTAAGGTGGCATTCCAACCGCTTCTGGTTCTCCCTATTACATCGGTTTGATACGGATACCGTGAATGAATTCCGTCTAAGAGAATCTTTCTCGCGTTAGGGTCAGAAAGACCTTCAAATACTATGACGTCTTGATTTTTTATGTAGTCCGAGCTTGCGATTTGTTCTGCTCTTTCTTTTTGTCCCCAATCTGCCCAACCTGGAAGTTGAGTCGGCATTAAAGAAACGTTATGACTAAGAATTTTTATCTCCGAGGCTTGTTGATCGGAACGTGTCATTATATTTATACTTCCTACGCCGGTTATTGGTTGTGGGGGGTAGCTATGGCTTGTTGGAGAGCTTATTACTATGCTAGAACTTCCTATACCGGTTATTGGTTGTGGGCGATAGCTATAGTTTGCAGAACCAGAACTTGTAGGGCGATTTGGAGGTGGTGCAGAACCAGAACTTGTAGGGCGACCTGGAAGTGATGTTGAACTAGAGCTTACTGAACCAGAACTTACTGAATCAGAACTTACTGAACCAGAACTTACTGAATCAGAACTTGATGAACCAGAGCTTACTGAATCAGAACTTGATGAACCAGAGCTTACTGAATCAGAACTTACTGAACCAGAATTTACTGAATCAGAACTTGATGAACCAGAGCTTACTGAACCAGAGCTTACTGAACCAGAGCTTACTGAACCAGAATTTACTGAATCAGAGCTTACTAAACCAGAACTTGATGAACCAGAGCTTACTGAACCAGAATTTACTGAACCAGAGCTTACTGAACCAGAATTTACTGAACCAGAATTTACTGAACCAGAATTTACTGAACCAGAATTTACTGAATCAGAGCTTACTAAACCAGAACTTGATGAACCAGAGCTTACTGAACCAGAATTTACTGAATCAGAACTTACTGAATCAGAATTTGATGGGTCGAGATCTCCTGGGCCTGCTGGTGAGGTAGAGTTTGCAGGACCAGAATTTACTGGATCGTAACCTGTTGAATTTTGATCTTCATTGCTTACGCTTCTGTTATTCGAATTAAGAAGTAAAAGCATAAGTAAATTAGTATAAGAAGTATGTTTATCGGGTGAACAACGTGAGATAAGAAATAAAAAGAGACTACAACATATAATAAATCTTGAATTTGTATGTCTCTTTAATTCGTTTCTGACTTTTTCGGGGAAGACATTTCGCTTTGTTTTCATAATTTATCTCCATTCCTTTTTATGAACGTCTTTATTATATACAATCTGAAAAAGAATAGTAGTTTTTTATAAAAAAGTGTTTCAAGAGGGTGATTCTTGTCGCTTAAGTGTCGTTTGGTGAAATGTGTATTGAAGTTTGACGAGAATGCAAATCAAATACGATACTAGAATATATTTCTCAGCAGGAAAGTTGGAGTAAGTTGTTCGATTGTATGAATCCCTGAAGGGAATGTTTGTGTATACTTAGAGTCTGTTCTAAAACCTCAGATTATAAGAAAGTTTAACAGCTATAAAGTCCGTTGCAAAGTTCATAAACGTAATCTATGGGAAAACTCCTACGTTTTATTACGAACTTATGGAATGATTGTAACTGATTCTTTTTAAGATTTGGGGACAGACTTTTAATATTCGAAATCAATTCAACTTCGAAGTTTATTTGCAAACCAGTATACGATTTGATTTAGGTCAGGTTTCGGAAGAATGTATTTAGGTAGATCGATCAATATATACTTGTGATCTTCGATGACAAAATGAAAGATGAAATTAAAAGTGTGTTTCTATTTTTGCGATAAAAGAAAGATGTTTTATGGTCTCGTATTGTACAGTGTTAGAGTTAGGAAACGCGCGTCTATCATTGATACCTGCACTTTCTTTTTAAAGAGTTTTTAAATACGCAAGAATGAACGGTTCTATATCACCGTCCATCACTGCTGCGACGTTTCCGGTTTCGTGATCGGTTCTATGATCTTTCACAAGGTTGTAAGGATGGAAGACGTAACTTCGAATCTGAGAACCCCAAGCGATGTCTTTTTTCTCGCCGGATTTTTTTTCCAATTCTTCCTTGGCTTTTTCCTGTTCCATCTCGTAGAGCCTTGCCTTTAACATCTTAAATGCGGTATCCCTATTTTTGATCTGAGATCTTTCGTTTTGGCAGGCGACGACGATTCCGCTAGGAAGGTGAGTGATTCGAACTGCGGAATCGGTTGTGTTGACGTGTTGTCCACCAGCTCCCGAAGAACGGTATACATCCACGCGAATGTCTTTTTCTTCGATTTTAATATCGATTTCGTCGTCTATCTCAGGGCTTACGTGGACTGAAACGAAGGAGGTATGTCTCCTTTTGTTTGCATCAAAAGGAGAAATCCTTACGAGCCTATGAATTCCATTTTCCCCTTTTAAAAAACCAAAAGCGAAATCGCCTGCCACATGTAAGGTGGCATTTTTGATTCCGGCCCCATCGCCCGCCTGAATATCAATGAGGGAATACCGATATCCCTTTTTTTCAAAATATCGAATGTACATCCTAAGAAGCATTTCAGCCCAGTCTTGGCTTTCAGTTCCACCCGCTCCAGGGTGAATATTTAGGAAAGCCGGTTTTAGATCCTCTGAATTTTTAAGAGCGCCTAAAAGTTCGAGTTCTTCGAATTTTTCCTGGAGCCTGTTGTATTCTATCGAAAGCTCTCCGATTCCGTTTTCACCTTTTTCGTCGAGAGTCAGCTCAACTAAATCAGGAAAATCTAATATATCTTGTTGAATCGTAAACCAGGGGGTGAGTTTTTTTTCCAGTTCATTCTTTTTCTGGCTTACAGTCCTCGCTTCTTCCGGATTGTTCCAGAGGTCCGGATCTTCGGACTTTTCATTGAGCGCCTTAAGACGATCCTTGTCCTGTTCCAAATTTAAGAGTTTCCAACGATTTAGAAAATTTTCCTGTAATTCTTTAGAGACTCTTTTAAGTTCTTTTGCTGATTTGACTTCCATAATCTTTGCTTGTAGTTAGTTTGATGATTTGCTGTAAAATGGTTTGAGCGGATCCGTTTATTGAAAAAGAAAATCTTCTTTACTTTCTCTTTCTTGTTCCCAGGAAAATATGGTGTCTCTGAGTTGCGGAGTGTTCCCTTCCACCGTGGCTACCAAAATATATTCTTCTTTCTTTCTGAATTCTTCCGGATTTTTTTTTAAGATCAGCTTACCAGAGCGAATTAAATCGAGAATGTGCAAAAGAAAAGGATCTTTTTCTGTTCTGGAAAGTTCTTTCATCGCTGAATAAAATGGAGTGATCCCTTTGTGGAACCAATCCACGATTTCATTTTTTCCGTTCGGCCAGAGTTGATTCAATTGAATCGTTTCTTCCCTAAGAAGAGACTTGCCTTGAAACGGTTTTTGAAGATGCCTGCATTGGAAATAGAGTTCGTGATTGATCTCTCTTGGAAAGGTCTTTCCATAACCGGATCCGATCCATTCGATCCATGCTTTTTTTTCTTTTACGGGCAAGGACGGAATGAGGGCGAAGAGGTAATTCTGATTTTTGAATATTCGAGAAGTGGAAAGATGATCTAAAACCTCATAGGGGATCATGTATAGGCCTTTCTGCCATTCTAAAACCAGCGGAATTTTTTCTACGTCCAGGTACTCCACGGGAGTTTCAGCTCGGACGACGTCCCCAAACTGAGTGAGAATATAAATAAAAGAAAGAAGTTCTTGTCGATTCATTTTCCGGATCAACGTATCGGGATCCAAATTACGATGCAAAGCGTGTCTTAACAGATTGTATTGTTCTACTGGAAATTGAACCGGAGATAAGATGATCCCAAGAAATTTTTCCATTTTCTTGAGGCTATGTCTCTCCACGAGATCCAGATTTCCAGAAATCAAAAATGGCATAAGGTTAAAGGGCCCTGTGTCCGATGTCTTTTCTATAAAAAGTTTTGGGAGCCTGGATTTTTTCCAGGAAAGAATAAGCTTGGTCGACCGAACTCTTTAGATCGGCTCCTTGAGCTACTACTCCGAGAATTCTTCCCCCTGATGAAAAAACTTTTCCATCTTTTTTTGATGTCCCCGCATGAAAAAGATAAACGTTTTGACCAGACGTTTCCGGAAGATTCAACGGAATATTTTTTTCATAAGAATCCGGATATCCTTGAGCAGCGAGGACTACTACCGCTGCGGCTCCACTTTTTATCGACGTTTGTACCTCCTTAATTTTGCCTGTAGAGGCTATATAAAGAAGTTCTAATAAATCTCCGTCGAACATTGCAAGTACACATTGGGTTTCAGGATCTCCGAATCTGCAGTTGAATTCCACGACTTTTGGTTCTCCGTCTGAAGAGATCATTAAACCGGCGTAAAGAAGACCGCGATATGGATGTCCCTTCTTGCGAAATGTTTCAAACATGCGATCGAAAATTTCTTCTTTCACTTTTTTTAATATAGCTTCTGTAATAATGGGTGCGGGGCAATAGGCTCCCATACCTCCGGTATTCGGACCTTGGTCTCCGTCGAACGCTCTTTTATGATCTTGCGCGGCCGGCAAAAGAAAGTAGGAATCCCCGTCGGAAACAGCAAAAACGGACGCTTCTTGGCCCTCCATGAACTCTTCGATGACAACTTGATTGCCACTTTCTCCGAATTTTTTATCTTCAAAAATTTCTTTGAGCGCGTTCATCGCCATTTTTTTTGTCGTGGCTACTGTGACACCTTTACCAGCGGCGAGCCCGTCTGCTTTGATTACGATGGGAGTAGACTTGGATTCGAGATAGTTTAAGGAAGAGGAATATTCTGTAAACGTTTTATACTCCGCCGTCGGAACGTTTGCCTCGACCATTAAAGATTTCGCAAAATTTTTAGAACCTTCCACTTGTGCACAATAGGAATCGGGACCAAAAGTGGGAATTTCTAATTCGGCCGCCCAATCTGTAAAACCCGCGACTAAAGGATCTTCTGGTCCGACTACGATAAAATCAAAAGGATTCAGTTTTAAAAAGGACTGAACCGATTCTTTGGATAAAATATTAAACGAATTGGAGGGGAGGACCTCGTTATCCGGAAAACCGCCGTTTCCGGGAAAAACTTTCAATTCGTTTAACAATGGGGACTTACGAAGATGGAACGCGATTGCGCTTTCTCTACCTCCCGAACCGATGAGAAGGACTTTTAACTTAGCTTGCAAGATTTTGAATCCCCTTTTTTAGAACCTCCACTTTATCGATGAAGATTTTGAGTTTTTCTCTTTCTTTCTCCACAACATCGGGAGCGGCCTTGGAAAGAAAACCCGGATTAGATAGTTTTGCTTCGAGTTTTTCTTTTTCGATCTCGGATTTTTGAAGTTCCTTATTTAAACGGGCTTTTTCTTTTTCAATGTCGATCAATCCTTCCAAAGGAAGAATAATTTCTCCTTTTGTAAAATGAGAAACCGAATCCGTTTTCTGAATTTTGTATGTACCTTCGATTCGAATGGATTCCAGACGGGCGAGTTGCAAGAGAGATACCTCATTTTCAGAAATTGCAAAGCGAGTGATATCGTCTTCGGATTTGACGATCGCTTTACACTTTTTGTCCGGAGCAACTCCGTTTTCAGAGCGCATAACGCGGATTTTTGTGACGATTTCTTGAAGAAGATTAAGCTTTTGAACTCCTGTGGCGTCGGAAGAAACCGGATACACTTCCGGGAAAGGGGTAGTAACGATGTACTGGTCTGAAAAAACGGAATGAACTTCTTCGGTTAAAAACGGCATAAAAGGATGCAAAAGTCCTAATGCACGAGTAAGCACGTCCGAAAGGACCTGTTTTGCGATTTCCGTCGATCGGGGAGAAACTTTGCCGTATGCTCTCGGTTTGACGAGTTCTATATACCAATCGCAGAAATCTCCCCAAATGAATTCGTAGATCGCAGCGGCCATTTCATAAAAATGGAACTTGGAGTGGGCTTTATTGTATTCTTCCAAACAGCGATTGAATTTGGAAAGAATCCATTGATCCATCGGTTCGAGATCTTTTTCGATTTCCGGAGTGATGCCTGTCGGAACGAAGGATTCTTCCAAGTTCATCAGAATAAAGCGGGACGAATTCCAGATTTTATTACAGAAAGAACGATAACCGTCCAAACGAGATTCGTCGAAAAGGATATCCTTACCTTCGGGGAGAGTTGCCGCGAGAAAAAAGCGAAAAGAGTCGGTTCCGTATTTTTCCATCATCACTAGGGGGTCGATTACGTTTCCAACGGATTTGGAGAATTTTTTTCCGTTTTTATCCCTGACTAAACCGTGTATGAGTACTTTATGAAATGGTGGAGCTTTTAAAAACTTCATTCCCATCATGATCATTCTGGAAACCCAGAAGAATATGATATCGAAGCCGGTGACAAGGACGGAAGTCGGATAGTATTTTTTTAAGTCAGACGTTTGTTCCGGCCAACCCATTGTCGAAAAAGGCCAAAGTTGGGAAGAGAACCAAGTATCCAAAACATCCGGATCGGGCTCCACTTCTTTGGAATTGCAGGAAGGACAGGTCGTTACGGGAGTTTCGGAAACTTCCACATGTTTGCACGTTTTACAATGATACGCAGGAATTCTATGTCCCCACCAAAGTTGTCTGGAGATGCACCAATCTCGGATGTTGTGCATCCATTCAAAAAAAGTTTTTTCCCACATTTTTGGAATAAATTCTACTTGGCCGGTTTGAACTGCTTGCACTGCCAAGTCTGCGAGAGGTTTGATCTTAACGAACCACTGGGTCGAAAGATACGGTTCTATCACCGTCCCTCCTCTTGAGTTGTGGCCGACCGAGTGAACGTGGTCTTCGATTTTTTCGATTAAACCTTTGGCTTCAAGATCTACGAGAACTTTCTTACGCGCTTCAAAACGATCCAGACCTTGATACGGGCCAGCGTTTGCGTTCATGGTCCCGTCCGGGTTCATAACAAGAAGTGGTTTGAGTCCGAGTCTTTGACCTGCTTCAAAGTCGTTTGCATCGTGTGCAGGTGTGATCTTTACAAGGCCCGATCCGAATTCCTGATCCACAAAAGAATCGAAGAGTAGCGGGATCTGTCTGTTCGTAAGAGGAAGATCCAGAACCACATCCTTCAAGGGAGCATAACGTTTATCTTCGGGATTTGCACAAACTGCTACGTCTCCGAACATCGTTTCCGGTCTTGTCGTAGCTACGACTAAAAATTGATCCTTTTTACCGTGGATGGGATATTTAATATGATAGAGTTTGCCTTTTGTTTCACGAAATTCCACTTCTAGATCCGAGATCGCAGTTCTGGAAGTGGGACACCAGTTGATGATTCTTTCTCCGCGATAGATCAAACCTTCGTCGTAAAGAGATTTAAAAACTTTGAATACGGCTTTGGAAAGCCCCTCGTCCAAAGTGAATCTTTCTTTGGACCAATCGACCGATTCCCCTAAAAGTTTTTGCTGTCGTGTGATCATTCCACCCGAATGATCTTTCCATTCCCAGATTTTGTTAACGAATTCTTCTCTTGTAAAATCGGTTCTTTTTTTTCCTTCTTTTGCAAGTTCTCTTTCCACAACCATTTGAGTTGCGATTCCTGCGTGATCCATTCCTGGAAGCCAAAGAGTAGATTTGCCTTTCTTACGTTCGATTCGGA
Protein-coding regions in this window:
- a CDS encoding host attachment protein; the protein is MKNKWVVVANRSEAKIFEYKGSRKGLELLESIENPKGRMKNRELILNSSGRGKRAKAQKIAFDTKSVQEPKRRVAESFASQISDVITQGRKSNRFLSLVLISEPRFLGMLLDKMDRKSQSMIFHKMGKDIIATNNQEILSHLREILV
- the thiM gene encoding hydroxyethylthiazole kinase, which encodes MSKHPTLERVWPAKEIVEDLLELRKHSPLTHVMTNIVVTNWTANVLLAVGASPAMVIAEEEAGEFAKIASGLLINVGTITSNDAKAMKIAATAAHQMNIPWVIDPVAAGTLGFRTEVTKELLDLKPTVIRGNASEILALAGTAGKGKGVDSTASSKNALPYAQELSEKTGAVVAVSGEVDYVTNGKKTITIHGGDPIMTKVTGIGCSLGALIASFLGVQKDPLRASVSASAVFAIAGSRSAKKSNGPGSFAVNFLDQLSQLSIE
- the sph gene encoding sphingomyelin phosphodiesterase codes for the protein MKTKRNVFPEKVRNELKRHTNSRFIICCSLFLFLISRCSPDKHTSYTNLLMLLLLNSNNRSVSNEDQNSTGYDPVNSGPANSTSPAGPGDLDPSNSDSVSSDSVNSGSVSSGSSSSGLVSSDSVNSGSVNSGSVNSGSVNSGSVSSGSVNSGSVSSGSSSSGLVSSDSVNSGSVSSGSVSSGSVSSGSSSSDSVNSGSVSSDSVSSGSSSSDSVSSGSSSSDSVSSGSVSSDSVSSGSVSSSSTSLPGRPTSSGSAPPPNRPTSSGSANYSYRPQPITGIGSSSIVISSPTSHSYPPQPITGVGSINIMTRSDQQASEIKILSHNVSLMPTQLPGWADWGQKERAEQIASSDYIKNQDVIVFEGLSDPNARKILLDGIHSRYPYQTDVIGRTRSGWNATLGVYRQSTSADGGVVIVSQWPIEEKVQYIFNNPGCGVESSYHKGFTYVKINKNGKKIHVIGTQVQTINTACSDLGRSVRINQFNNIKDFIDAKAIPKNEPVLIAGDMNITKGSNEYYEMLTKLNVSEPKYAGIPYTRDPKVNAFAALKYSDSQPAYTNYVLISRSHIQPEVWQNLAYDPISPKIWKRSNGHISYEFSDSYPVYGFVYADSITPTKSGHRRKYDQVSLVSVATGKRIQADSQKPNGWLKADATTETEFTKFNLLQPSDPNSNPFCMESGYVQIEPSAYLNYFWNWWYSGGFAGGYGNYGYYPKFDDGSNRIQIINLDGGCLQDGSQITFKDYNTILAQYQYITVWKEGIWNEYLFLRSSRVVRETTFYLRLNSTPVRDWRSDLIYY
- the prfB gene encoding peptide chain release factor 2; this encodes MEVKSAKELKRVSKELQENFLNRWKLLNLEQDKDRLKALNEKSEDPDLWNNPEEARTVSQKKNELEKKLTPWFTIQQDILDFPDLVELTLDEKGENGIGELSIEYNRLQEKFEELELLGALKNSEDLKPAFLNIHPGAGGTESQDWAEMLLRMYIRYFEKKGYRYSLIDIQAGDGAGIKNATLHVAGDFAFGFLKGENGIHRLVRISPFDANKRRHTSFVSVHVSPEIDDEIDIKIEEKDIRVDVYRSSGAGGQHVNTTDSAVRITHLPSGIVVACQNERSQIKNRDTAFKMLKARLYEMEQEKAKEELEKKSGEKKDIAWGSQIRSYVFHPYNLVKDHRTDHETGNVAAVMDGDIEPFILAYLKTL
- the purD gene encoding phosphoribosylamine--glycine ligase; the protein is MQAKLKVLLIGSGGRESAIAFHLRKSPLLNELKVFPGNGGFPDNEVLPSNSFNILSKESVQSFLKLNPFDFIVVGPEDPLVAGFTDWAAELEIPTFGPDSYCAQVEGSKNFAKSLMVEANVPTAEYKTFTEYSSSLNYLESKSTPIVIKADGLAAGKGVTVATTKKMAMNALKEIFEDKKFGESGNQVVIEEFMEGQEASVFAVSDGDSYFLLPAAQDHKRAFDGDQGPNTGGMGAYCPAPIITEAILKKVKEEIFDRMFETFRKKGHPYRGLLYAGLMISSDGEPKVVEFNCRFGDPETQCVLAMFDGDLLELLYIASTGKIKEVQTSIKSGAAAVVVLAAQGYPDSYEKNIPLNLPETSGQNVYLFHAGTSKKDGKVFSSGGRILGVVAQGADLKSSVDQAYSFLEKIQAPKTFYRKDIGHRAL
- a CDS encoding valine--tRNA ligase — its product is MKKQIGDRYEPKEVENKWISLWEEKKSFAPNSNSKESFSIVIPPPNVTGSLHIGHALNHTIQDILIRIERKKGKSTLWLPGMDHAGIATQMVVERELAKEGKKRTDFTREEFVNKIWEWKDHSGGMITRQQKLLGESVDWSKERFTLDEGLSKAVFKVFKSLYDEGLIYRGERIINWCPTSRTAISDLEVEFRETKGKLYHIKYPIHGKKDQFLVVATTRPETMFGDVAVCANPEDKRYAPLKDVVLDLPLTNRQIPLLFDSFVDQEFGSGLVKITPAHDANDFEAGQRLGLKPLLVMNPDGTMNANAGPYQGLDRFEARKKVLVDLEAKGLIEKIEDHVHSVGHNSRGGTVIEPYLSTQWFVKIKPLADLAVQAVQTGQVEFIPKMWEKTFFEWMHNIRDWCISRQLWWGHRIPAYHCKTCKHVEVSETPVTTCPSCNSKEVEPDPDVLDTWFSSQLWPFSTMGWPEQTSDLKKYYPTSVLVTGFDIIFFWVSRMIMMGMKFLKAPPFHKVLIHGLVRDKNGKKFSKSVGNVIDPLVMMEKYGTDSFRFFLAATLPEGKDILFDESRLDGYRSFCNKIWNSSRFILMNLEESFVPTGITPEIEKDLEPMDQWILSKFNRCLEEYNKAHSKFHFYEMAAAIYEFIWGDFCDWYIELVKPRAYGKVSPRSTEIAKQVLSDVLTRALGLLHPFMPFLTEEVHSVFSDQYIVTTPFPEVYPVSSDATGVQKLNLLQEIVTKIRVMRSENGVAPDKKCKAIVKSEDDITRFAISENEVSLLQLARLESIRIEGTYKIQKTDSVSHFTKGEIILPLEGLIDIEKEKARLNKELQKSEIEKEKLEAKLSNPGFLSKAAPDVVEKEREKLKIFIDKVEVLKKGIQNLAS